One Falco biarmicus isolate bFalBia1 chromosome 13, bFalBia1.pri, whole genome shotgun sequence genomic region harbors:
- the HRG gene encoding LOW QUALITY PROTEIN: histidine-rich glycoprotein (The sequence of the model RefSeq protein was modified relative to this genomic sequence to represent the inferred CDS: inserted 6 bases in 5 codons; substituted 3 bases at 3 genomic stop codons), with amino-acid sequence MQLELELRQRAKCSSLSLKHCSGKWNGRSNVQKIPSITPTDCNITETNARVALDLVNRHRRGGYGFCLFCVADAHELHIGNSSVFYLALDVLETECSVSSRRHWKSCEYSDIYSVDFGQCKIITYIRQLLKKPQLYGFNCALSPVPPDLLXCKXCPVKVEVLEVTKQHXNIAAKALEKFNRESNHTNYFDVDKVEKILKHLVTTSHLTSWFQTASHEGHMLRFSIKETSCSKSTQQADQALECEFLDDCHAHMGFCKARIISDPDELDGTDISYEIYRPQLCTHLLKCLWLYPHAGYSSLTYLYYNSYSSHFYEQQHDYGKRRRYSALGQPHRYLHHHFGHRHYHRHRCPPSSQSRPEDPEHNHSCYKEHQDSHERPASPPSPHDGPHHHLHPPHHCPPPPPHYGPHHHPPSSSPPPPRDKRHNPPLGPCHGPYCPPPPHGHHPHXPPPHCRPHCPLPPCGXHHHHPSPCGGPQHPPPSRHPPHLYXRHHCNKTSILGKYFPFQVTGAVYHIPVLNQQDPLTPPTANFPEPSQSNPHSSSSXEGILFTSSSLKEMPEALHFSDHXYTKSCPGNPEFVLPKILPLFLHSSVAENSLT; translated from the exons atgcagctggagctggagctcagGCAGAGGGCAAAATGCTCCAGCCTCAGCCTGAAGCACTGCAGTGGGAAGTGGAACGGG CGCTCAAATGTCCAAAAAATCCCAAGCATTACACCTACAGACTGTAATATTACTGAAACAAATGCAAGAGTGGCCCTGGATTTGGTCAACAGACATCGCCGAGGTGGCTAtggtttttgtttattctgtgtTGCTGATGCACACGAACTACATATA GGAAATTCATCAGTCTTCTACTTAGCATTGGATGTGCTGGAAACTGAATGTTCTGTGTCATCCAGAAGACACTGGAAGTCTTGTGAATACAGTGACATCTATTCTGTG gaCTTTGGGCAATGTAAGATTATCACATATATAAGACAGCTGCTAAAGAAACCTCAACTATATGGATTTAATTGTGCATTAAGTCCAG TTCCTCCTGACTTATTATAGTGTA ATTGTCCTGTGAAAGTTGAAGTCTTAGAAGTCACCAAGCaacattaaaatattgctgCAAAGGCCTTGGAGAAGTTCAACAGGGAGAGTAACCACACAAACTACTTTGACGTGGACAAAGTTGAAAAGATTTTGAA ACACCTAGTTACCACTTCTCATTTGACCTCTTGGTTTCAGACTGCCTCCCATGAAGGTCACATGTTAAGATTCTCTATAAAAGAGACCAGCTGTTCCAAATCCACACAACAAGCAGATCAGGCATTGGAATGTGAATTTCTGGATGACTGTCATGCT cACATGGGATTCTGTAAGGCAAGAATTATCAGTGATCCAGATGAACTGGATGGAACAGACATAAGCTATGAAATCTACCGTCCCCAGTTATGTACCCACTTACTGAAATGTCTCTGGCTATATCCTCATGCTGGCTACAGCAGCCTCACTTA TTTGTATTACAACAGCTACTCCAGT CATTTTTATGAACAGCAGCATGACTATGGGAAAAGACGCAGATACTCAGCTCTGGGACAGCCACACAGATATCTCCATCACCATTTTGGTCACAGACATTATCACAGGCATAGATGTCCACCCTCTTCTCAATCTAGACCTGAAGACCCTGAGCATAACCACAGCTGTTACAAAGAACATCAAGACAGTCATGAAAGAcctgcttctcctccttcccctcatGATGGACCACATCACCACCTTCACCCTCCACACCATTgtcctccacctcctccccatTATGGACCCCATCACcaccctccttcctcctca cctcctcctcctcgtgACAAACGACATAATCCTCCTCTTGGTCCCTGTCATGGACCTTACTGTCCTCCACCTCCTCATGGACATcatcccca ccctcctccccatTGTAGACCACACTGTCCTCTTCCTCCTTGTGGATGACATCACCACCATCCTTCTCCCTGTGGTGGACCACAGCACCCTCCTCCTTCAAGACACCCTCCTCATCTCT CCAGACATCACTGCAACAAGACAAGCATATTGGGaaagtattttccatttcaagtaACAGGAGCTGTCTATCACATTCCAGTTCTAAATCAGCAGGATCCTCTCACACCTCCCACAGCAAACTTTCCTGAGCCATCCCAAAGCAACCCTCACTCCTCCAGCA GTGAAGGTATTCTCTTCACTAGCTCAAGTCTAAAGGAGATGCCAGAAGCTCTGCATTTTTCAGATC TCTACACAAAGTCATGCCCAGGAAACCCCGAATTTGTTCTTCCAaaaattttgcctttatttctaCATAGCTCCGTGGCAGAAAATTCTCTTACATGA
- the FETUB gene encoding fetuin-B, whose product MVLFISMLFGIQALCSWAASPPAREGPTALLSPTCDDTAVEEAADLALRQINADRKEGYILSLYRIFSVREQPQENTGSVFYLILDVVDTECHVRSKKLWKNCTARPAHTSVYGQCKAIIYINQARNTAHLNTYECTLQPVPPRYIWTLCPDCPVDDNPTEPRYLEAAVQSLAKFNEESEQTHYFSVLNVTRASMQWVVGPAYFVEFLIQETSCSKNDTTADISKCKPLSSELAQIGFCKGSVVNSRLEHEQFVTISCEIYSVQDPATEEGKQQDNKTPGKSSQNHQQAFPSEVNPFSPHVEKTVGWVKILPPSNEDTSFQNLPESQIEHKDGKPVPPRAVGSMPSLDREKTQTDKPDLTKPVTGPAVLPFPEELSLSDSCPGEAKKINSIIQPLLPKKPTKA is encoded by the exons atggttttatttatttcaatgctCTTTGGCATACAGGCGCTTTGCTCCTGGgctgcctctcctcctgccagagAAGGACCAACTGCATTGCTTTCCCCCACCTGTGATGACACTGCAGTAGAGGAGGCTGCAGATCTGGCTCTTCGCCAGATCAATGCTGACCGAAAAGAGGGCTACATACTCAGTCTCTACCGAATTTTCAGTGTCCGAGAACAACCTCAG gaGAACACTGGTTCTGTCTTCTATCTCATCTTGGATGTAGTCGATACCGAATGCCATGTACGCAGCAAAAAGTTGTGGAAGAATTGTACAGCCAGACCTGCTCATACAAGT GTTTATGGTCAATGCAAAGCAATTATCTACATTAATCAGGCAAGAAATACTGCTCATCTGAATACTTATGAGTGCACTTTACAACCAG TTCCACCCAGATATATTTGGACGCTATGTCCTGACTGCCCAGTTGATGACAATCCAACTGAGCCCAGATATTTGGAGGCTGCTGTTCAAAGCCTTGCCAAGTTCAATGAAGAGAGTGAACAAACTCATTATTTCTCTGTCCTCAATGTCACAAGAGCTTCAATGCAG TGGGTCGTTGGTCCTGCATATTTTGTAGAGTTTTTAATTCAGGAGACATCCTGCTCCAAAAATGACACAACTGCTGACATCTCCAAGTGCAAGCCACTTTCTTCAGAACTAGCT caaaTAGGTTTCTGCAAAGGCTCTGTAGTAAACAGCCGCTTGGAACATGAACAGTTTGTCACAATATCCTGTGAAATCTACAGTGTGCAG GATCCTGCCACTGAAGAGGGGAAACAGCAAGATAATAAAACACCTGGAAAATCCAGCCAGAATCATCAACAAGCTTTCCCTTCAGAAGTCAATCCTTTCTCCCCACATGTAGAAAAAACGGTGGGCTGGGTTAAAATTCTACCCCCTTCAAATGAGGACACCTCTTTCCAAAACCTACCAGAAAGTCAAATTGAACATAAAGATGGAAAGCCAGTTCCACCCAGGGCTGTAGGATCTATGCCCAGTCTTGACAGAGAAAAGACTCAAACAGACAAACCAGACTTGACCAAACCAGTCACTGGACCAGCTGTTCTCCCTTTTCCTGAAGAACTTTCTCTATCAGACTCATGCCCAGGAGAAGCAAAGAAGATAAATTCCATTATCCAGCCTTTGCTGCCTAAAAAGCCTACCAAAGCCTAG
- the AHSG gene encoding alpha-2-HS-glycoprotein — MKALVALILLVQLPVHKAIPAAPPAPLGCDDPESEAAAEVAVSYINAHSHHGYKFVLNRIENIRVLPQGLNNDIIFLELDLLETACHILSPTPLPNCTVRSFTEHAVEGDCDVKLQKLDGKLSVLASKCHSHADSSEDVLQLCPDCPLLASLNNTEVLTTVTAALSDHNSKTTDAYLRLLEIGRAKIQYHPAHTVSVEFAVAATNCSAKEAKDNVEACQLLPDDQSNFGFCTATMVTRPSQDLRVDCQLYGHQPGVTYSQAGQDTSAGLVPSVVQGFTNHNLRLSHNNPFASESSSSEFPSSVLSAKSVAKRAAAKVAQHDKVPHPVGFAPPLPPPCPGKIRHFKI, encoded by the exons ATGAAGGCACTAGTAGCTTTAATATTGCTTGTTCAGCTTCCAGTTCACAAAGCTATACCAGCAGCTCCCCCTGCTCCCTTGGGCTGTGATGACCCAgaatcagaagcagcagctgaagtagCTGTGAGTTATATTAATGCCCACAGTCATCATGGATACAAGTTTGTCTTAAACAGAATTGAGAATATCCGCGTGCTACCCCAG ggGCTGAATAATGACATAATATTTCTTGAACTTGACTTGTTAGAGACCGCATGCCATATTCTCAGCCCTACGCCTCTTCCAAATTGCACAGTAAGGAGCTTCACAGAACAT gCAGTTGAGGGTGACTGTGATGTTAAACTGCAGAAGCTGGATGGAAAGTTATCTGTACTTGCCAGTAAATGCCACTCACATGCAG ACTCAAGTGAAGATGTTCTCCAGCTCTGTCCTGACTGCCCACTGCTGGCAAGTTTGAATAACACTGAGGTATTAACAACTGTTACAGCTGCACTCAGTGACCACAACAGCAAAACTACTGATGCTTACCTCAGACTGCTTGAGATCGGAAGAGCCAAAATCCAG TATCACCCAGCGCATACTGTCTCTGTTGAGTTTGCTGTGGCTGCCACTAACTGCTCAGCAAAAGAAGCTAAAGATAACGTGGAGGCTTGTCAACTGCTTCCTGACGACCAGTCT AATTTTGGTTTCTGCACAGCAACAATGGTAACACGCCCCTCACAGGACCTCAGAGTGGACTGCCAGCTCTACGGACATCAG cctggAGTTACCTACTCTCAAGCAGGTCAAGATACATCAGCAGGACTGGTGCCCAGTGTTGTACAAGGCTTCACAAACCATAACCTCAGGCTTTCCCACAATAACCCTTTTGCATCTGAATCCAGCTCTTCAGAATTTCCTTCTTCCGTGCTCTCAGCAAAATCTGTAGCAAAGAGAGCAGCTGCAAAGGTTGCTCAGCATGACAAAGTACCTCACCCAGTTGGCTTTgcgcctcctcttcctcctccgTGCCCTGGGAAGATTCGCCATTTCAAGATATAG